In Thermococcus chitonophagus, the genomic stretch CCCGCCAAGTTTGTCCCTTCAAATCCCGAATAAGCCTCCTTGTCGGGGTCAGTTGCCTTGGATATTATCACGGCATCCTCGGGCAAGTCAACAACAAATTCGGCCCCTGGGGTGTTCTGGACGCAGTGCTTAGGCCAAGGACCGCCCCTCTCCCTGAAGCTGATATGGTTCTCCGGGTGCCAGTCTCTAGTTGCGACTATAAGTGCGCCCTTTTCCCTGAACTTCTTTATGTACTCGTTCACCTTAGGTATTATCTTGTCCCCGTCAGGAACTGGTAAAGCCCCCCCGGGCATGAAATCCCTCTGCATGTCAACAATTATGAGTGCCTCCTCGGGCATGCTGATCACCATGGTATAAATAAGCTGAAAGGAAAGTTAAGGTTTTGGTTGACAGTATGACCTCTGGATTGGCATCAACTTTTTAATTTTATCCATGTACCCTTAGCCCATGAAGGAGGTTAAGGTATCTATTTTCGGGTTTGGTACCGTTGGCAGGGCTTTAGTTGAGATAGTGTCAGAGAATCCAGAGGTTGTTGGAGTTAAAATAAAGGTCGAATCAATAACCGATAGGAGCGGAACCGTCTGGGGCGACTTTGACCCCCTTGAGGTTAAAGAAGTAAAGGAGAATGCAGGGAGAATAAGCGCTCTTGGGGACTATGAGGTGTACTCCTTCAAGCCCAAGGAGCTGATTGAAGAGGTAAAACCTGACATCTTGGTTGACGTAAGCAGCTGGGACGGAGCGTTCAGCATGTACGAAGTGGCCCTTAAGGAGAGGGTCAGCGTCGTTACAAGCAACAAGCCGCCAATAGCTGAGCACTACGATAAGCTTAGAGAGCTCGCGGAGGAGTCAAAAGCTGGAGTGTACTTTGAATCTACGGTTATGGCCGGAACTCCAATAATAGGCCTGCTCAGGGAGAACCTCTTAGGGGAGAATATAGAGGAGATACTGGCGGTTCTCAAT encodes the following:
- a CDS encoding homoserine dehydrogenase, coding for MKEVKVSIFGFGTVGRALVEIVSENPEVVGVKIKVESITDRSGTVWGDFDPLEVKEVKENAGRISALGDYEVYSFKPKELIEEVKPDILVDVSSWDGAFSMYEVALKERVSVVTSNKPPIAEHYDKLRELAEESKAGVYFESTVMAGTPIIGLLRENLLGENIEEILAVLNASTTFILTRMESGKSFEEAFEEAKSLGVLEEDPSKDIDGIDAFYKAKILHWVAYGEPPEKTERVGIREVEDAKNVRLVARVSKGEISVKPRKLEENSPLLVSGVYNAAIIRTNNLGELVLKGKGGGGRVTASGVFTDIVKAALKFPSPR
- a CDS encoding nicotinamidase, giving the protein MPEEALIIVDMQRDFMPGGALPVPDGDKIIPKVNEYIKKFREKGALIVATRDWHPENHISFRERGGPWPKHCVQNTPGAEFVVDLPEDAVIISKATDPDKEAYSGFEGTNLAGILKEKGVKRVYICGVATEYCVRATALDAVKHGFEVYLLKDAVKGITPEGEEKALKEMEEKGVKIVEGL